In Mycobacterium stomatepiae, the following are encoded in one genomic region:
- a CDS encoding YebC/PmpR family DNA-binding transcriptional regulator, producing the protein MSGHSKWATTKHQKAVKDARRGKEFARLIKNIEVAARTGGGDPAGNPTLYDAIQKAKKTSVPNDNIERARKRGAGEEAGGADYQTIMYEGYGPNGVAVLIECLTDNRNRAAGEVRVAVTRNGGNMADPGSVSYLFTRKGVVTLEKNGLSEDDVLTAVLDAGAEDVNDLGETFEVISEPTDLVAVRTALQDAGIDYDSAEASFQPSVSVPVDVDGARKVFKFVDALEESDDVQNVWTNVDLSDEVLAALDED; encoded by the coding sequence ATGAGCGGCCATTCCAAGTGGGCGACCACGAAGCACCAGAAGGCCGTCAAGGACGCGCGCCGCGGCAAAGAGTTCGCCCGGCTGATCAAGAACATCGAGGTCGCCGCCCGGACCGGCGGCGGGGACCCGGCCGGCAACCCGACGCTCTACGACGCCATTCAGAAGGCGAAGAAGACCTCGGTGCCCAACGACAACATCGAGCGCGCCCGCAAGCGCGGCGCCGGCGAGGAAGCCGGTGGCGCCGACTACCAGACGATCATGTACGAGGGCTACGGGCCCAACGGCGTCGCGGTGCTGATCGAATGCCTGACCGACAACCGCAACCGCGCGGCCGGCGAGGTGCGGGTGGCGGTGACCCGCAACGGCGGCAACATGGCGGATCCCGGATCGGTGTCCTACCTGTTCACCCGCAAGGGCGTGGTCACGCTGGAGAAGAACGGGCTAAGTGAGGACGACGTGTTGACCGCCGTGCTGGACGCCGGCGCCGAGGACGTCAACGATCTGGGCGAGACTTTCGAGGTGATCTCCGAGCCGACCGATCTGGTCGCGGTGCGCACCGCGCTGCAGGACGCCGGCATCGACTACGACTCGGCCGAGGCCAGCTTCCAGCCGTCGGTCAGCGTGCCCGTCGACGTCGACGGCGCGCGCAAGGTGTTCAAGTTCGTCGACGCGCTCGAAGAGAGCGACGACGTGCAGAACGTCTGGACCAACGTCGACCTGTCGGACGAGGTGCTGGCCGCTCTCGACGAGGACTAG